In Deltaproteobacteria bacterium, the following proteins share a genomic window:
- a CDS encoding cyclic nucleotide-binding domain-containing protein translates to MMQRIFRLVVDKSWLVLAVIFVLTCFFAYHAQHIRLDGSVERLLPENDPDNQYYAEVRELFGNDEVGVMAVVADNIYAPEVLQKIQRLTKEIEKVDGVASALSLANAVDPVVDVTDPPLLMPQVPATPAAAAALQATLADRPVYLKNLVAPDGRAAAINIFFAEMTSDEFMRRGVDDAIQNIVDRENATATQEQRSERWYYTGLPHFKVYSTKVMQRDLLRFVPLMLLFIVLVLFFCFRSLRGVLLPTLTVIVSLIWTLGIMVLRGDALSLGSIALPPLVLVIGVAYSLHVVAEYYELARPDRSPKDVVLETLQTINTPALMAALTTVLGFFSQTLNPIVSIRDMGIYASLGITLAFVFSLVLVPALLALLRLPSRHFDTSASGLSAKLQGLTNAVIRQRRTIITVCTLITLLAAYYIPKVEVNSDFQSFFRSSDPIRQATDMVSRNLAGSMAFNVVIDGTTQDVMKQWETLRRIRTLQEAIDALPGVDKTVSFVDYCLLIDRGVQEGGGSIEVSPDGEVVEPSTQPSGPKTTFLDNPEQLKGVMQLLTGRPKSFALVVNKEFSRTNILVRTSLSRSNDIAATTEKIRTLAAEILPPELKARPTGSIILLTKTTGDIVSGQVQSLTLTAVVIFILMAAMFLSARVGVIAMIPNLFPIVIFFGLMGITGIALNFGTNIIASIALGLAVDDTLHIMCRLSSEVRNTDKEGEALSETLSTAGKPALYYSGLLLLGFLTLGTSGFVPIQEFGLLSAATIVIGVVGELLLLPALLATTRIITVWDLLNLKLGQDPHKTIQLFDGLRPLQARIVTLMGELKKFPKGQHIIRTGDTGKEMYLLLSGGADVIINPTTQAKRVRTLQRGDVLGEMALIDDHVRTADVVATDEVEVLAVNERFLNRMQQRYPRIGAKIFLNLAKILSTRLQDAQRPTAPRQ, encoded by the coding sequence ATGATGCAGCGGATCTTCCGTCTGGTTGTAGACAAATCTTGGCTCGTCCTGGCGGTTATCTTTGTGTTGACTTGTTTCTTTGCCTATCACGCTCAGCATATCCGACTGGATGGCTCTGTCGAACGGCTGCTGCCTGAGAATGACCCGGATAATCAGTACTATGCCGAAGTCCGAGAACTCTTCGGCAATGACGAAGTCGGTGTCATGGCAGTTGTCGCCGACAACATCTATGCCCCAGAGGTATTACAAAAGATCCAGCGCCTCACTAAAGAAATCGAAAAAGTCGATGGCGTCGCTAGTGCTCTCAGTCTCGCCAACGCAGTGGACCCGGTCGTCGATGTTACCGACCCGCCATTGCTCATGCCGCAAGTCCCGGCAACTCCAGCCGCGGCAGCGGCACTGCAAGCCACCCTCGCGGACCGTCCGGTGTACCTCAAAAATCTCGTGGCTCCCGACGGGCGCGCAGCCGCAATCAATATCTTCTTCGCTGAAATGACCAGCGACGAGTTCATGCGCCGTGGCGTTGATGACGCAATCCAGAACATTGTCGACCGGGAAAACGCCACCGCAACACAAGAGCAGCGCTCGGAACGGTGGTACTACACCGGCCTGCCGCACTTTAAGGTGTATTCCACAAAGGTCATGCAGCGTGACTTGCTACGCTTTGTCCCGCTGATGTTGCTGTTTATTGTTCTCGTCCTCTTCTTTTGTTTCCGCTCGTTGCGTGGCGTGTTGCTCCCGACTCTGACGGTAATCGTGAGCCTCATTTGGACCCTTGGGATCATGGTTCTGCGAGGGGACGCCCTGAGTCTGGGCAGTATCGCCCTGCCTCCCTTAGTGTTGGTAATCGGCGTCGCCTACTCGCTCCATGTGGTCGCTGAGTATTACGAGCTGGCACGCCCAGACCGCTCGCCCAAAGATGTCGTGTTGGAGACATTACAAACGATCAACACGCCCGCGCTCATGGCCGCACTCACCACCGTGCTCGGGTTTTTCTCACAAACGCTCAATCCGATCGTCAGCATTCGCGATATGGGTATCTATGCGTCGCTCGGTATCACGCTGGCGTTCGTCTTCTCGTTAGTCCTAGTACCGGCACTGCTGGCTTTGCTCCGCCTCCCCAGTCGACACTTCGACACTTCTGCTTCCGGCCTCAGTGCGAAGTTGCAGGGACTGACGAATGCTGTCATCCGACAACGACGCACGATTATCACTGTCTGTACACTGATCACTCTCCTTGCGGCGTACTATATTCCCAAAGTTGAAGTGAACTCCGATTTTCAGTCGTTCTTTCGCTCCTCAGACCCTATTCGCCAAGCTACCGATATGGTGAGTCGGAACCTCGCCGGGAGCATGGCGTTCAATGTCGTTATCGATGGAACAACCCAGGATGTGATGAAGCAGTGGGAAACGCTACGACGCATACGTACGTTGCAAGAGGCCATTGATGCGCTACCAGGAGTCGACAAGACGGTATCTTTTGTCGATTACTGCTTGCTTATCGATCGTGGCGTACAAGAGGGAGGTGGCAGCATCGAGGTCTCTCCTGATGGAGAAGTCGTTGAACCATCGACACAACCTTCAGGCCCCAAAACAACCTTTCTCGACAACCCCGAACAACTGAAAGGAGTGATGCAGCTCCTCACCGGGCGACCAAAAAGTTTTGCCCTCGTGGTGAACAAGGAATTCTCGCGCACCAACATTCTGGTACGGACGTCACTTTCACGGTCAAATGACATCGCGGCAACGACCGAAAAGATTCGAACCCTCGCTGCGGAGATCCTTCCTCCAGAACTCAAAGCCCGTCCAACTGGCAGCATCATTCTTTTGACAAAAACTACTGGTGATATTGTCAGCGGGCAAGTGCAAAGTTTAACCCTCACCGCAGTGGTGATTTTCATCCTTATGGCAGCAATGTTTCTCTCGGCGCGGGTCGGAGTGATCGCCATGATTCCCAACCTTTTTCCCATCGTGATCTTCTTCGGACTGATGGGCATTACCGGCATCGCGCTCAACTTCGGGACGAATATTATTGCGTCAATTGCCCTGGGGTTAGCCGTTGATGACACCCTGCACATCATGTGTCGGTTAAGTTCGGAAGTTCGGAATACTGACAAAGAAGGAGAGGCCCTCAGCGAAACCTTATCGACGGCGGGAAAACCTGCGCTTTATTATTCTGGACTATTGCTGTTGGGATTTCTCACCCTTGGCACCTCGGGTTTCGTCCCCATCCAAGAATTCGGCTTGCTGTCAGCCGCGACAATCGTGATCGGGGTCGTGGGTGAGTTGTTGCTCTTACCTGCGCTCCTGGCGACTACGCGTATCATTACAGTGTGGGATTTGCTCAATCTCAAACTTGGCCAGGATCCCCATAAGACGATACAGTTGTTTGACGGGTTACGACCACTCCAGGCGCGGATCGTCACACTTATGGGGGAACTGAAAAAGTTTCCCAAAGGGCAACACATTATCCGCACCGGCGACACTGGCAAGGAAATGTATCTGCTCTTAAGTGGTGGTGCAGACGTTATCATTAACCCGACGACCCAAGCGAAACGGGTACGTACGCTACAACGGGGCGACGTGCTCGGCGAAATGGCGCTGATTGATGATCATGTCCGTACAGCAGATGTCGTCGCCACGGATGAGGTCGAGGTCCTGGCGGTGAACGAGCGATTTCTGAATCGCATGCAGCAGCGCTATCCACGCATCGGTGCCAAGATTTTTCTCAATTTAGCCAAGATTCTTAGTACACGCTTGCAAGATGCGCAGCGACCGACGGCACCAAGACAGTAG
- a CDS encoding DUF58 domain-containing protein encodes MAEKKSVLPSRFTPQFLAGLETLRIRARRQYLGNRPGSHLSPHRGAGLEFADYRHYTPGDDLRYIDWKLYSRTDRVYIKLFQEEEELYTSLFLDLSASMACPAVSGKYEAARDLALALAYVVLANDDAVKLHVLSTQTGAQATPFFRGRPRMFDIAAFLQARSPGGKVEAPVALARHLQTVHRPGKAIWLSDFLFPSSTYQTGLNLLRAANFDIAVIQVLSAEEVDPPVQAGGVNVVDSESGESVLVRFDAEAKKEYLRRLDAHNRALRSFCHQTGVHHALLTTAQDLQAFVLRELPTLGLLV; translated from the coding sequence ATGGCCGAAAAAAAGAGTGTGCTTCCCTCCCGTTTTACTCCCCAGTTTCTTGCTGGCCTTGAGACGCTGCGGATCCGTGCGCGCCGCCAGTACCTTGGCAACCGCCCGGGCAGTCACTTATCGCCGCATCGTGGCGCAGGCCTTGAGTTTGCAGATTACCGTCACTACACACCAGGTGACGATCTCCGCTATATCGATTGGAAACTCTACAGTCGGACTGATCGTGTCTACATAAAGTTGTTTCAGGAAGAAGAAGAACTCTATACGTCGTTGTTCCTCGATCTGAGTGCCTCGATGGCATGCCCTGCCGTGAGTGGCAAGTATGAAGCAGCGCGTGATTTGGCGCTGGCTTTAGCGTACGTTGTCCTTGCCAACGATGATGCAGTGAAACTGCACGTGCTCAGTACTCAGACAGGGGCACAAGCGACGCCGTTCTTTCGCGGACGTCCGCGGATGTTTGATATCGCGGCGTTTCTCCAGGCTCGGAGCCCAGGGGGGAAAGTTGAAGCGCCTGTTGCGCTCGCCCGGCACCTCCAGACTGTGCATCGCCCTGGGAAAGCGATCTGGCTCTCTGATTTTTTGTTCCCTTCGAGCACGTATCAAACTGGGCTCAACCTGTTACGCGCAGCCAATTTTGATATTGCTGTCATCCAGGTCCTCAGTGCAGAAGAAGTTGATCCACCGGTGCAAGCCGGAGGTGTCAACGTGGTAGATAGTGAAAGTGGCGAGTCGGTGTTAGTGCGATTTGACGCGGAAGCGAAGAAGGAATATCTCCGGCGACTCGACGCTCACAATCGCGCTCTCCGTAGCTTTTGTCATCAGACCGGAGTCCATCACGCATTGTTGACGACGGCTCAGGATCTGCAAGCGTTCGTCTTACGCGAGTTGCCCACGTTAGGTTTGTTGGTGTGA